CAGCCTTGGGAGCTGAGGGAATGTTCCTCTTTATAGAGTTAGTCCAGCAGTCAACTAAGGAAGAAcaattcaaaaattattattttgcaacCCTTAAAGAACTAGTGGATCAGGTCACTTGAATATAATCAATCCCTTaccaaaaaaaagggaaagaaccaGATATTATGTGCTTCCAAGTAGGAGAATATACCACCACTTATGAAGTATTttggccaaaaatatataaataagataaaCCCTGACCTATCAAGCCTCAAAATCCAACTACTAATTTATGGCAAACCTTATTTGGAtcctaaaacaaaatattaaaagtctACACTGAAACAACTGGAATTTTAAACAATGACtgaatattttatcataataaattactgttaaatatttttagattgaATAATAGCAATAGGGTTCAAAAATTCAAGtgtctaaaataaaatgaatgcttaTAAAAGAGCatggcctttaaaaaataatgaatataaaaatcactGTAGTTTTTCTCAGATCCTGACAATTTTGACACCCTTTATTAAGAGAGGTTTGCTCATATAAGCTTCCTTTTAAACAGTCTGATTCCAAGAGTTATTATAAAGCAACAGTAAAACTGTGGTATTAGTGAGGGACAGACAGAAatcaatgcaacagaatagaaagcccagccattttggaaaacaacttggcagttccttaaaaaaaagaaagaaaaaagcttacATTCAATTACCATACAACACAACAATTATACTCTTTGGCAATtatctcagaaaaatgaaaatttacatgTACACAAATTACTATAAACAAATATGATCAGAGCAGTTTTACTTTCAGTTGTGAAAAACCGAAATCAGCCCATACGCCTTTCACAGGTGGATCTGACTACAAACCATGTATGGTATATAACACGTGCTGTGCTGAGCTCtgcttagtcgcccagttgtgtccgactctttgccaccccatggactgtagcccaccaggctcctctgtcctactgggggattctccaggcaagaatactggagtgggttgccatgccctcctccaggggatcttcccaacccagggatcaaacccaggtctcccgcattgcaggtgaattctttagtctgagccaccagggaagcccaagaatactggagtgggtagcctatcccttctccaggggatcttcctgatccaggaattgaactggggtctcctgcattgcaggcgggtggtatatacataccatggaatattactcagcattcAGCAGTAAAGATCTATTGATATGCACCAGTCAGGTTAACCTCCAGGGAATTATGCTGCGTGATCAGGAGGTCAGAGTGGGAAGGAAGTGATTATAAAAGGGCAATGAGGAATCCTTGCTGTGATGGGACTGTTCAGTATCTTGACTGTGGTAGTGGCTCCATGAACCTACACATGACAAAATTGTATAGAActaactaaacacacacacatgagtaccAGGAAAATTGAGGAATAAGACCAATGGATTGCTATTAATGGTGTCCCTGCAGTGATTTTACTATATAGTTTAATAAAATGTACAAAGGATCTCTCTGTATTACTTCTttcaactgcatgtgaatctataGTTGTCTCaatagaaacaaacaacaaaaaacactaccaataaaaggaaaagacaagccagactgggaggaaatatttacaaattatttcatAAAGGATCATatctagaaaatatgaacaatccTTTACAACTtcataaaaagacaacccaattaaaaactgggaaaggagttaaatagacatttcacaaatgaagatATACATATGGataataagcatgtgaaaagatgctgaatatcactattcattaaggaaatgctaattaaaactGCACTGAAGTACCATTATATGCTTAAATTTTACTGACTGGATAGAGCTTGTAAGGTCATCTATTAGCATTAGAAAAAGCATTTTAACACACAGGGTATTTAGTTCAAACCATTAAATGAAAAGCCTTATCAAAGgcaatttaataaatttttaaaaacaatgatctATTTCAGTTCCTCATTTTCACATTTGTCAAACAAATTTATATTACTCCACAAAAATTCACAATTACCTTAATCAGAGCTTTCTTGGTGAGTTTCTGGTTAACCTCAGGCTTATTGAGTATGTTCTTTGCTCTATGAGCATATTCCAATGTACTCAGAGTTTCCTGTGATGAAAAGAAAAGGCCAATTACTGAAGATATGAGAATAATGTAGTTCTGTTACCTAAAATGTACTATACAATAACATAATTTTTGGTTATATCTAATATaaaagaaagttatgactaacctagatagcatattaaaaagcagagacattacttggccaacaaaggtccgtctagtcaaggctatggtttttccagtggtcatgtatggatgtgagagttggactgtgaagaaagctgagaaccaaagaattgatgctttgaactgtggtgttgaagaagactcttgagagttccttggactgcaaggagatccaaccagtccatcctaaagcagatcagtcctgggtgttcattggaaggactgatgttgaagctgaaactccaatactttggccacctcatgcaaagagttgactcattggaaaagaccctgatgctgggagggattgggggcaggaggagaaggagacaacagaggacaagatggctggatggaatcaccgactcgatgggcatgagtttgggtaaattccaggagttggcgatggacagggaggcctggcatgctgcgattcatggggtcgcaaagagtcggacaggactgagtgactgagctgaataTAAACATTTACCCACTAATACTACTATACCCAACCTTTAAAAACGAGGAATGTtcttaaagcaactatactccaattaagtaaataaataagacagaGGACTGtttaaaactgttatttttgACTCTTCAAGTTTCAGGGTCTTTAACTTTACTATAATTTAatctaataattttttgttttagtcttaagctctatagaaaaaaaaactcaatgaatttcatcaactgatgaataaacaaaatgtcctATATCCCTATCATTCACCCAGAAAAAGGAATGAGTTCTGATACCTGCTGCAACGTGGATTAACATTGAAAACAGTCACAAAAGAACACTTATTAtgtgactccatttatataaaatattcagaataggcaAAGGTATAGATTAAAGAAAGTAGATTAATAGTGACCTAGGGCTGGAAATGGAAActgatggggagtgactgctaataggtTACAGGGTTTCTTTCTAGGATAAAAATGTTTAGATTTTTGGTGACAGTTGCATAGCTCGATGAATATAGTAAAATCACCTAATTATATACTTTCAATGGATGAATTTTATAGTATACAAATCATTTCTCAACaaagatagtttttaaaatgaaagaggagttAAGAGACTTTATAAAAGCTTTTCTAATTCTATTTAAAGAAGATAATCCAGTAAAATTAAAGTAGACTTTACCATCTTTGTTGTTTCTCTTGGTTTTCCTACCTGTACCCCCACATCCAGCCCCATCTTTAGGGATCTCTAAGCAGCCTCTAAAGCACTAATATTCGCTTAACCCACTTCTAAGGCCTCAATTAAACCATCCACTGCTAATGACCACAGCAATTATCTTTGAAGACTGGAAAAATACAACTAAGTAACTAGCTTTTTAAGATTGAAAAGTGCCAGCAAGGAGAAAGACAATTTTTCAGTGGTGTTCTCCTCTGTGTGTCCACCACATACAATGTCCAGATTATTTTTACTGTAGTATAGAATGAATGAAGCCAATTAGTTAACTCTAAAAATATTATACATGATAgttagggaattctctggcagtctagtgttTAGGACTCCaaattttcactgctgagggcccaggttcaatcccttgttgaaaactaagatcccacaagccacacagcacagccaaaaaaagtgaCAGGTAAGACCTTACCTCCAGATTGAGAGATGCAGGAGAAACTGTTGCAATGATAGATGTTCTTGTACGTCCCCCAAGAGAATCCTGGAGGATTCTAGTCAGTTTAGATTCTCGATAAGGAACATGAGGTGTTCTTTCTACAAGAGCAGTAATAACCCTTCCCAGAGTCAACAGGGACTGATTGATATTTCCAGCTTCCCGAGCTCTCTTGTCAACTGCTCCAGAACGGCCAATGTTCTCACTGCCTGCAAGATCaaccttgaattttaaaaataaaaataagtcctCAGTCTATGGATTTGGAATAGAAGACTTTCATTCTCATATTGTACATAAAGATATTAAATAGccagtaaaataattttctacaaaTAACAACCCACTACAAAACCAATAACCCAGTGACTACAAAAGTACTGTCTCTAAATACACAATTTTCAAACTGCTCTATGAGGTGATAAAGAAGAAACAGTggaatagaactaccatttgacctagcaatcccacttctgggtatgtatgcaaagaaaatgaaatcactatctcaaaAAATACCTGCactcccacattcactgcactgtTAATAATAAACAAggtatggaaacagcctaagtacccactgatgaatgaataaagatgtgacatgatgtgcatgcacacacacacactcgaatattattcagccatgagaagggATATACTGCtacactgtacattttaaattcacaattttatttgttaattatgcctctataaaactacaaaaaaaaaaaaaaaacctgacagaaTGAACAGTGGTATTACAGTTGATGCTTACCAAGTTCAACTTTCCAATTTTAACAAGCTCCTCTCCATCAACTGTAGTTTCTTTCATATGTATTGTAACAGAGAAAACTGAGTGGGATCGACTAGAAAACAAGACCAAGTTGCCCAATCATTATAATGCAaaacattatttgttttctttctgtaacaTAATGAAAACAGCAAAGAAAGATCTAAATCCACCAGGGTAGAGAAAGATTATCAGACAGGATATCAGTAAGATTTTGGAAGACAGTGGATAGATAGAATGATGCTAGGTTTTGGCTTTCTTGCTCCTGCTGCCTGcgcagaagaataaaaaaataagctacCTGAAAACAGCTTAAATGACTTAGAATCCTCAGGCACCTCCGAAAGCTGGATGTGGAATAGTGTTTGAACATCTGCCTGGTGTGTCAGAAGAGATGGCTTGCAATTGATCTATTTATAAGAACCACTTGAAATACATCATTACCTTAAACTCAAACAGCATCAGGCAAGCCACCAGATCACTCTCCCTCAGTGTCAACTGTCCTAAAAGTACATTGCTCTGTTTTGAGAAGGTCACCAGAGACAGGTAGGTCCTTCCTCTGAACAGCACAAATAGTAAATAACAGTGTTCACTGAAACACCACAAGTAATCACTGCTAGACTACAAGGTTTTCCAAAGTCCATCTTAGTGCTGTATACTGACACTCAACTTTTATCTTAGTGATATAAAAAACAATACAGGCAACCAAAGACAGCATTCCTTTCTGTATCAATATCTGATGAAGAACATTCTGTTTGTTAATGTCATTGATGGTTGGAATATGgtaatttctaattttctcatttgtacttTTCATGTGACTTGGAAAATTTTATAAGtatcatttttacaaaattatttaagttattttaaataacagaaaaggGGAGGGACACagggaaaaatataaactatagatttgaattataaaatatatctcaTGTTTTCCTACCATTATTTGCCCATTCCTAAATCAAGGTAAAGAATTAATGCTATTAAGCATAAAAGTCAACTCTGATTTTGGAAAACTGaatcacatttcttttctttatcacaTACATTGATAAGAAGATATCTTTACTCCAGTCTTCAGTGAAaattaggaaattttaaattattcaaatttaCAGAATAATGGGAATTTTATATTTCAGAGAAAAGTATTtagagaaagaaattttcttaaattcattctttcaaaGTCTAAATCAAGTTAAGTTATAAAGCAAACATTTAATTCAAATGGAAACTTCATTCTATGATTTGTTTATAACTCCATTTTTAATGGAAAGGTATTATaggaaatttaaattataaaatcacCCATAATTCCATGATACTGATTACTTTCATGTtatgctatttttcttctttctttaaatacacacatatttatatagagCTACAATTATAACTGCTATAGCATATTGTAGAAATGTCCGACTATAAGAGAGAAACTGTAAGAGAGCAAGACCTCAAAGTCATTTTGCAGTTTTGGGAAAATGATATTCAGGTAAGTTTAACTACCTGAAGTAACATATTTAATTAACTGCAGAACTGGAACTAAGCACAAATATCTAACTCCTAATCTACAACTCTTTCAATTACATTCTGATGTTTCCTTCAaagatgagcaaaaaaaaaaaaaaaaaatcacctctgaTTTGGTAAAGTATGTTTCTAGAGTCTGGGATTCATCTTATAAGGGATTCTATCAAATATGCCTCTTTCTCCCCTTGAAAGCCTGTACTAGTGATCATGTGTATTGTTAGTGATCATGTGTCTTCCTACATTAAAATGAAGCCATTTGGGAAGAAAAAAGTCATGCTGTGcaacctaaatatataaaatttgtcatttatacctcaattaagctggggggaaaaaaaacaggccATTTGGTTTTCTTCTAATCTTTACTCAAATAAGGGATTTTCAAACTGTATTCTAAGTATCCTTAGGGGCTCCAGAAAAGTACTCAGGGCAAATCTCCTGAAGGCTGAGGAGGTAAGCCCCTGAGTATCCCACTGCCAAATCAACTACCCCAGCCACATTTTAATCAGGGCTCCCATGTATAATTTCATTTGGGAAAAGAAATCTTCTACTTAAAAAACTTAATAATTCTGCTCAAGTTCAACTTGTCTTTGTCCTCCTTTCAACATTCTCCCAATATTGGTGCTCTCCTTATAAACCTCAAGCCAATTACTAAGGCAAGCAATCCAGCACACAATCTAGATGTGTGACTCACATACCTTGACACGTCCCAATTTGATTTCCCAAGTTTGGATATtcttcttgaaaacaaaatggagcagTGGGGGAAACAAGGGCTTTCTTACCTAGAGTAGGCGTTCATCAAAGTTGCTGCGGTTGTCCTttttgctgcccccttctccaaaATTTGATAGACTTCATCCTTGTTGTGTACTGTAATTTCTTCTAAACCTTTGATTATCACTCCCCTCTGACCAAATATCAGAAGAGCAtccattaaatttatttaaaagaatatatatatatatatttctcaaaatatcACACATTAACATTTGGAGACATTTCACTGTCAAAGACTCAAGTTACCTTGTTACGGGGATCATCAAACATCTGCAGTCTCTCAGAAACATCAGAAGACAGATTAAGGAGATCAAAGAGCTCTTCATTATAGATTTCCAATAGCGACACTTTCACTGAAAATTCAGTACCATTATCAGTAAGTTTCTCAAAAATCTGATGAAGAGTATGTGGAATTATACCAGCCAAAGGATCCtgaaattataatattaataaagacTTAAAGAATACCATTTACTGCAATAGttaaaacacatatataaaaaggGCCCcttttatagtatattttaacataaacatgtcaaaacaggtttaaaaaaaaaaaaactaaaaaactaacCTAATGTTAGAGAAGCCAAATCATTTACAAGCCATTTACAACAATCTGTTCAATAGCAAAGTCAGGAATCACCTGAGCAGCACCGGTGAGGTCATCTGCCCCTTAGAACCCTGCCCTCCCCTAAAGGAAAGTAACGTTGCCAAAACAAGTCTGATTTTTGCTAGTATAACTTTGTTCCTGTTCCCTTCTGCCTGAAAGAGTCTTTCATTTTCTACAGCTCCACAGAATTCCTTTTTATCTGGATGCTGCAGAAGTCATAGACCATTGAACGAAAtcaataagatctttaaaatttactcagttgaatttttttttttttataacaccATTCATCATGTTGAGGACATTTGGGTGGTCTTTACCTACTCAGTACCTACTAggtattgtgaataatgctgctatgaatattaatatacaaatatcTTCTTAGGATCTCACTCTCAATTGTGGGAGGTAAATAActggaagtgggattgctgggttgtatggtaattctatttttaagtttttaaggaaCAACACACCCTTTTCCACAGTGGCCACACCACTTTACATTTCCACCATTAATACATAAGGATTtccatttcttcacatcctcaccaattcATGTTATTTTCTACTTACTTCgtttttataatagccatccAGTGAGTGCAagatggtatctcactgtggttttgattttcacgCGCCCATCAGGAAGGGCTCTATCTAAGGGAGGGCACTTACCTTGATTTGCCCTATAGTCCCTTGGCCAGTAATAAATGGCCATCACTAATGAGGCAGAGTGCTAAAATCCTTTTACACTGGTTATTTGGTTCAGTCTCCTAAATGACCttatattgttattgttcagtcggtaagtcatgtccaactctttctgaccccatgaactgcaggatgccaggcttccctgtcctttactgtctcctggagtctgctcaaactcatgtccattgagtcagagatgccatccaaccaactcatcctctgttgccccattttcctcctgcctgcaatctttcccagcatccaggtcttttccaatgagttgacaccttgcatcaggtggccaaagttttggagcttcagcttcagcatcagtccttccaatgaatattcaggactgatttcctttaggattgactggcttgatctccttgcagtccaagggactctcacaagtcttctccaatGTTGCCATTGGAAaccgtcaattctttggcactcagacttctttatggtccacctctcacatccatacacaactactggaaaaaccatgactttgaccagatggaccgttgtcagcaaagtaatgtctctactttttaatatgctgtttatgtttgtcacaggttttcttccaagaagcaagtgttttaatttcatggctgcagtcactgtctgcagtgattttggagcccccaaaataaaatctgtcactgcttccactttttccccatctatttgccataaagtgatgggactggatgccatgatcttgttgttttttttttttgaatgttgagttttaacccagctttctcattctcctcttttaccctgatcaagaggctctttagttcctcttccctttctgcctttagagtggtagcatttgcgtatctgaggtcactgatatttctcccaggttgtgatttatccagctcagcactttgcatgatatattctgtatataagttaaacaagcaggatgacaatatgcagccttgaagtactcctttcccaattttgaagcagtccatGCATGGCACTGGAGTGGTGAGCAGCTGAAAGGAGTTGCTCCACGTCCAAGTAAGGGgcagcagctgcactttgctggagcagccatgaaagagataccccacatccaaggtaagagaaaccccagtaagatggtaggtgctgagagagggcatcagagggcagacagactgaaaccacaatcacagaaaactaaccaatctaatcacatggaccacagccttgtctaactcaatgaaactaagccatgctgtgtagggccacccaggacAGACGGGTcagtggtggagagttctgacaaaatgtggtcactggagaagggaatggcaaaccacttcaatattcttgccttgagaaccccat
This genomic interval from Odocoileus virginianus isolate 20LAN1187 ecotype Illinois unplaced genomic scaffold, Ovbor_1.2 Unplaced_Contig_14, whole genome shotgun sequence contains the following:
- the LOC139033987 gene encoding kinesin-like protein KIF11; protein product: MFDDPRNKRGVIIKGLEEITVHNKDEVYQILEKGAAKRTTAATLMNAYSSRSHSVFSVTIHMKETTVDGEELVKIGKLNLVDLAGSENIGRSGAVDKRAREAGNINQSLLTLGRVITALVERTPHVPYRESKLTRILQDSLGGRTRTSIIATVSPASLNLEETLSTLEYAHRAKNILNKPEVNQKLTKKALIKVIVNFCGVI